A portion of the Kazachstania africana CBS 2517 chromosome 2, complete genome genome contains these proteins:
- the DSS4 gene encoding guanine nucleotide exchange factor DSS4 (similar to Saccharomyces cerevisiae DSS4 (YPR017C); ancestral locus Anc_8.119) — MIKTTCSFENCKCSIITIKDENSDMITEFATDMFNALQLMQQREEDLTNSEFFITKDVWDFDNIGVSKDIPSEILEQDNLNKFVFKYADDQYKIDRCLKYLICADCDRGPIGVVCEVSTVDGGNHKQTLHLISLRSVKCIKT, encoded by the coding sequence ATGATTAAGACAACGTGTTCCTTTGAAAACTGTAAATGTTCGATAATAACCataaaagatgaaaattcaGATATGATTACGGAATTTGCTACTGATATGTTCAATGCATTGCAACTGATGCAACAACGGGAGGAAGATTTGACaaattctgaatttttcattacgAAAGATGTGTGGGATTTCGATAATATTGGTGTATCCAAGGATATTCCATCAGAAATTTTGGAACAAGACAATTTAAACAAGTTTGTTTTTAAATATGCAGATGACCAGTACAAGATTGACAGGTGTCTCAAATATCTGATTTGCGCTGATTGTGATAGGGGACCAATTGGTGTAGTATGCGAAGTTAGTACTGTGGATGGTGGTAATCACAAACAGACACTGCACCTAATCAGTTTGAGGAGTGTAAAATGTATAAAGACCTAA
- the ROK1 gene encoding RNA-dependent ATPase ROK1 (similar to Saccharomyces cerevisiae ROK1 (YGL171W); ancestral locus Anc_8.124), protein MDIFRVLTRGASVKKNQSNSGKSVDYSLETNKKKSTKHEEVQLTRELDFFRNKRIITKVEKEKIGKEDEFTTGTNEDEEGQEKEETVEDEPIKPIITNAEEATALRKSYKGNISGEDIPFPIGSFEDLITRFNLDKRLLSNLIDNHFTEPTPIQCESLPITLYDRDLLACAPTGSGKTLSFLIPLVQQVINQKEKEGLKGLIISPTKELANQIYMECIKLTNRIFLGKKKPLQIGLLSRSLSAKFKNRVINDKKYDIIITTPLRLIDLLNAEALDLNNLRHLIFDEADKLFDKTFVEQSDSILSLISAKNLKLRKSMYSATIPSHIEDIAKSLMLDPVRVIIGHKESANSDIEQKLVYCGNEEGKLIAIRQLVQEGEFKPPVVIFLESIVRAKALYHELMYDRMNVDVIHAERTATQRDKIIERFKSGDLWCLICTDVLARGIDFKGVNLVINYDIPRNAQAYVHRIGRTGRGGRSGKAITFYTKQDAVGVKPIINVMKQSGCEVAEWMEKISKISKNEKQALKKGKLHKERKQISTVPKIDKLKRKRKKEMIEATKRRKMAENEATIESD, encoded by the coding sequence ATGGATATTTTTAGAGTATTGACTAGAGGTGCTTCtgttaaaaaaaatcaatccAATAGTGGAAAGTCAGTTGATTATAGTCTCGAGAccaataagaaaaaaagtacCAAACATGAAGAAGTGCAGCTAACGAGAGAACTAGATTTCTTCCGTAATAAAAGGATTATTACTAAAgttgagaaagaaaaaatagggaaagaagatgaatttaCTACTGGAACAaatgaagacgaagaagGACAggagaaagaagaaactgTAGAAGATGAACCAATCAAGCCAATAATCACAAATGCGGAAGAAGCTACTGCTTTACGTAAATCTTATAAAGGTAATATATCAGGTGAGGATATTCCATTCCCCATCGGCtcatttgaagatttgataACTAGATTCAACCTAGATAAAAGACTACTTTCCAACTTAATCGATAATCATTTCACCGAACCAACGCCTATACAGTGTGAAAGTTTGCCAATAACGTTGTATGACCGTGATCTGTTAGCTTGTGCCCCAACTGGTTCTGGTAAAACACTCTCTTTCCTAATTCCATTGGTACAACAAGTCATTAACCAAAAAGAGAAGGAAGGTTTGAAAGGTCTTATTATTTCACCAACAAAAGAACTAGCAAACCAAATTTATATGGAATGCATAAAACTTACGAATAGAATTTTCCTTGGGAAAAAGAAACCATTGCAAATAGGTTTATTATCTAGATCTTTGAGTGCGAAGTTCAAGAATAGAGTAATCAATGACAAAAAGTATGATATCATTATTACAACTCCATTGAGACTTattgatcttttgaatGCGGAAGCTCTTGATTTGAACAATTTGAGGCATTTAATCTTTGATGAAGctgataaattatttgataagaCTTTTGTTGAACAAAGTGACAGCATTTTGTCTTTAATCAGCGCAAAGAATTTAAAGCTTCGTAAATCTATGTATTCAGCTACAATCCCTTCtcatattgaagatattgcaAAGAGTTTAATGTTGGATCCTGTACGAGTTATCATTGGTCATAAAGAATCCGCAAACTCTGACATTGAACAAAAACTAGTCTATTGTGGTAACGAAGAAGGTAAATTAATTGCCATAAGGCAATTAGTTCAAGAAGGTGAGTTTAAGCCACCTGTAGTTATATTTTTGGAATCCATTGTGAGGGCCAAAGCCCTTTATCACGAACTAATGTATGATAGGATGAATGTCGATGTTATTCACGCCGAAAGGACTGCTACACAAAGggataaaattattgaaaggtTTAAAAGTGGAGACCTATGGTGTTTGATTTGTACAGATGTGTTAGCTCGTggtattgattttaaagGTGTTAATCTAGTTATCAATTATGATATTCCAAGAAATGCTCAAGCATACGTCCATAGAATTGGTAGAACTGGTAGAGGTGGTAGGTCAGGTAAGGCTATAACCTTTTACACCAAGCAAGATGCTGTTGGAGTAAAACCGATTATCAATGTTATGAAGCAAAGTGGATGTGAAGTTGCAGAATGGATGGAAAAGATTTCTAAGATAagtaaaaatgaaaagcaAGCCTTGAAGAAGGGTAAACTACATAAGGAAAGGAAACAAATTAGTACCGTGCCTAAGATTGATAAGCTAAAGAGAAAACGTAAGAAGGAAATGATCGAAGCAACCAAGAGACGGAAAATGGCAGAAAACGAAGCAACCATAGAATCGGATTAG
- the KAFR0B02000 gene encoding C2H2-type zinc finger protein (similar to Saccharomyces cerevisiae YPR015C; ancestral locus Anc_8.117), translated as MSYPRATCLNINDETVYPNQSFPSCTPIDNAKLVLHKILPPSTPYIKPSTSSIIQNIIRNNENSDIPKVKLPSFNEMVARTPEYFQAQYVHHFQSPNKVITHPTEIPHTVPSYYPSPVGSTASTPLGNTYSSPSGESPKRQQLLQSYYFAAPLQLREISNQPICTTPLLPLTDTSSSAPSSNSSSRKNSNDISRASSTTSLPSQKQLNDGYIIGSGMPLQKHLSREIRQRKKCPVCGKMCSRPSTLKTHYLIHTGDTPFKCTWSGCPKAFNVKSNMLRHVKSHEKKLSKKLQTKIVKAGKDLI; from the coding sequence ATGTCATATCCAAGAGCTACCTGCCTCAATATTAATGATGAAACGGTATATCCTAACCAGTCTTTTCCAAGTTGCACACCAATTGATAATGCTAAATTAGTGCTTCATAAGATTCTGCCACCTTCAACGCCTTATATCAAGCCATCCACAAGCTCCATTATACAAAATATCATcagaaataatgaaaatagtgaTATCCCAAAAGTTAAATTACCATCCTTCAATGAAATGGTTGCTAGAACACCTGAATATTTTCAAGCACAATAtgttcatcattttcaatcaCCAAATAAAGTAATAACACATCCTACAGAGATTCCCCATACAGTACCAAGTTATTACCCATCGCCAGTTGGAAGTACAGCATCAACTCCCTTAGGAAACACATATAGTTCGCCTTCAGGAGAAAGTCCCAAAAGGCAACAGTTACTTCAAAGCTACTACTTTGCAGCCCCCTTACAATTACGTgagatttcaaatcaacCAATTTGTACTACTCCATTATTACCTCTTACAGATACATCATCTTCTGCTCCTAGTAGTAACAGTAGTAGCAGGAAAAATAGTAATGATATTTCAAGAGCTTCTTCTACAACATCCTTACCTTCTCAAAAACAATTGAATGACGGGTACATAATAGGATCAGGTATGCCTTTACAGAAACATTTAAGTAGGGAGATAAGACAACGCAAAAAATGCCCTGTTTGCGGTAAGATGTGCTCTAGACCATCTACTTTGAAGACACACTACTTGATTCATACTGGCGATACACCATTCAAATGCACATGGTCAGGGTGTCCCAAGGCATTTAACGTTAAGAGCAATATGCTGAGACACGTCAAGAGtcatgaaaagaaattgagtAAAAAGTTACAGACAAAGATTGTTAAGGCAGGCAAGGATCTTATTTAA
- the TIF6 gene encoding translation initiation factor 6 (similar to Saccharomyces cerevisiae TIF6 (YPR016C); ancestral locus Anc_8.118) — MATRTQFENSNEIGVFSKLTNTYCLVAVGGSENFYSAFEAELGDAIPIAHTTIAGTRIIGRMTAGNRRGLLVPTQTTDQELQHLRNTLPDSVKIQRVEERLSALGNVICCNDYVALVHPDIDRETEELISDVLGVEVFRQTISGNILVGSYCALSNQGGLVHPQTSIQDQEELSSLLQVPLVAGTVNRGSSVVGAGMVVNDYLAVTGLDTTAPELSVIESIFRLQDANPESISGNLRDTLIETYS; from the coding sequence ATGGCTACTAGAACTCAATTCGAAAACTCTAATGAAATTGGTGTATTTTCCAAGTTAACAAACACTTATTGTTTAGTTGCTGTTGGTGgttctgaaaatttctattCTGCTTTTGAGGCTGAATTAGGTGACGCTATTCCAATCGCTCATACTACAATCGCTGGTACTCGTATCATCGGTAGAATGACTGCAGGTAACCGTAGAGGTCTTTTAGTCCCAACTCAAACCACTGATCAGGAATTACAGCATTTAAGAAATACTCTACCAGATTCTGTCAAGATCCAAAGagttgaagaaagattatCTGCCTTAGGTAACGTTATCTGTTGTAACGATTACGTTGCTCTAGTACATCCTGATATTGACAGAGAAACTGAAGAATTAATAAGTGATGTATTGGGTGTTGAAGTTTTCCGTCAAACAATTTCTGGTAATATTCTTGTTGGTTCATACTGTGCTTTGAGTAATCAAGGTGGTTTAGTTCATCCACAAACTAGCATTcaagatcaagaagaattgtCATCTCTATTACAAGTACCATTAGTTGCTGGTACTGTGAATCGTGGTAGCTCTGTCGTCGGTGCCGGTATGGTCGTAAATGACTATCTAGCCGTCACTGGTCTCGATACCACTGCACCAGAATTAAGTGTCATTGAAAGTATTTTCCGTCTACAAGATGCTAACCCAGAATCCATCTCTGGTAACTTACGTGATACTTTAATCGAAACTTACTCATAG